A stretch of the Capsicum annuum cultivar UCD-10X-F1 chromosome 8, UCD10Xv1.1, whole genome shotgun sequence genome encodes the following:
- the LOC107839995 gene encoding bZIP transcription factor 12 isoform X2: MVIFNFNKILWESIETLSWCECTSKYFNNSNFTNYFTVPSFELFSSIQITTLPALSTVQEEEGQRNLIHKKKRSKFFFSQSYWEDWKISVKKERKRREKRKEIPIKRGVMASKVMLSASTTTPNSDPSSSSLHPHPITSSSSSLHHQLHSHPSTNFGSMNMDEILHNMYSDSDPFASDPTATDAAAVNPVSGGGDVGPSKTVDEVWREIVAAGGGRSREPEMTLEDFLTKAGAVTEEDVRVPVIAPPPPPPPPPPPPSSSTEVLAPAVGGGFVVDNMMGTGNCQFSVAMQQNGPGGYGMEPPPPPHMGYANGVVAAISGSGRGKRRSTVEELPADKATQQKQRRMIKNRESAARSRERKQAYTVELESLVTQLEEENARLLREEEEKNKERLKQIMENLIPVVEKRRPPRILRRVRSMSW; this comes from the exons atggtaatttttaattttaataaaatattgtgGGAGTCCATAGAAACACTTAGTTGGTGCGAATGTACTAGCAAGTACTTCAATAACTCCAACTTCACAAACTACTTTACTGTTCCCTCTTTCGAATTGTTCTCTTCCATTCAAATTACCACTCTACCTGCTCTTTCTACTGTACAAGAAGAAGAAGGCCAGCGAAACctcatacataaaaaaaaaagatctaaatTTTTCTTCAGTCAGAGTTATTGGGAAGATTGGAAAATTTCtgtaaagaaagaaagaaaaagaagagagaaaagaaaggagATCCCTATAAAGAGGGGAGTTATGGCGTCAAAGGTGATGTTGTCAGCATCAACAACAACGCCTAATTcggatccttcttcttcttctcttcatccCCACCctattacttcttcttcttcttctttacatCATCAACTTCACTCTCATCCTTCTACGAACTTCGGTTCTATGAACATGGATGAAATTCTTCATAACATGTATTCTGATTCTGACCCTTTTGCTTCTGACCCCACCGCCACCGATGCTGCCGCTGTTAATCCTGTTTCCGGTGGTGGGGATGTGGGGCCCAGTAAGACTGTGGATGAGGTGTGGAGGGAGATTGTAGCAGCGGGTGGGGGTAGGAGTAGGGAGCCGGAGATGACTCTGGAGGATTTCCTGACGAAAGCTGGTGCGGTTACAGAGGAGGATGTTAGAGTTCCGGTGATTGCTCCTCCTCCTCCACCGCCACCGCCACCGCCACCGCCGTCTTCATCGACGGAGGTGTTGGCTCCGGCTGTTGGAGGAGGGTTTGTTGTGGATAACATGATGGGTACTGGGAATTGTCAGTTTTCAGTGGCCATGCAGCAGAATGGACCAGGTGGGTATGGTATggaaccaccaccaccaccccacaTGGGATATGCAAATGGGGTTGTGGCGGCTATTTCAGGGAGTGGAAGAGGGAAGAGAAGGTCAACTGTGGAGGAGCTGCCGGCTGACAAAGCTACACAGCAGAAACAGCGgcggatgataaagaacagagAGTCTGCTGCCAGGTCTAGAGAGCGAAAACAG gCTTATACTGTGGAATTGGAGTCTTTGGTTACACAATTGGAGGAGGAAAATGCAAGGCTGTTGAGGGAAGAG GAAGAGAAGAATAAGGAGAGGCTTAAGCAG ATTATGGAGAACCTGATACCAGTTGTAGAGAAGCGAAGACCACCAAGGATTCTGCGAAGAGTTCGATCTATGAGCTGGTAG
- the LOC107839995 gene encoding G-box-binding factor 4 isoform X1 yields the protein MVIFNFNKILWESIETLSWCECTSKYFNNSNFTNYFTVPSFELFSSIQITTLPALSTVQEEEGQRNLIHKKKRSKFFFSQSYWEDWKISVKKERKRREKRKEIPIKRGVMASKVMLSASTTTPNSDPSSSSLHPHPITSSSSSLHHQLHSHPSTNFGSMNMDEILHNMYSDSDPFASDPTATDAAAVNPVSGGGDVGPSKTVDEVWREIVAAGGGRSREPEMTLEDFLTKAGAVTEEDVRVPVIAPPPPPPPPPPPPSSSTEVLAPAVGGGFVVDNMMGTGNCQFSVAMQQNGPGGYGMEPPPPPHMGYANGVVAAISGSGRGKRRSTVEELPADKATQQKQRRMIKNRESAARSRERKQEEKNKERLKQIMENLIPVVEKRRPPRILRRVRSMSW from the exons atggtaatttttaattttaataaaatattgtgGGAGTCCATAGAAACACTTAGTTGGTGCGAATGTACTAGCAAGTACTTCAATAACTCCAACTTCACAAACTACTTTACTGTTCCCTCTTTCGAATTGTTCTCTTCCATTCAAATTACCACTCTACCTGCTCTTTCTACTGTACAAGAAGAAGAAGGCCAGCGAAACctcatacataaaaaaaaaagatctaaatTTTTCTTCAGTCAGAGTTATTGGGAAGATTGGAAAATTTCtgtaaagaaagaaagaaaaagaagagagaaaagaaaggagATCCCTATAAAGAGGGGAGTTATGGCGTCAAAGGTGATGTTGTCAGCATCAACAACAACGCCTAATTcggatccttcttcttcttctcttcatccCCACCctattacttcttcttcttcttctttacatCATCAACTTCACTCTCATCCTTCTACGAACTTCGGTTCTATGAACATGGATGAAATTCTTCATAACATGTATTCTGATTCTGACCCTTTTGCTTCTGACCCCACCGCCACCGATGCTGCCGCTGTTAATCCTGTTTCCGGTGGTGGGGATGTGGGGCCCAGTAAGACTGTGGATGAGGTGTGGAGGGAGATTGTAGCAGCGGGTGGGGGTAGGAGTAGGGAGCCGGAGATGACTCTGGAGGATTTCCTGACGAAAGCTGGTGCGGTTACAGAGGAGGATGTTAGAGTTCCGGTGATTGCTCCTCCTCCTCCACCGCCACCGCCACCGCCACCGCCGTCTTCATCGACGGAGGTGTTGGCTCCGGCTGTTGGAGGAGGGTTTGTTGTGGATAACATGATGGGTACTGGGAATTGTCAGTTTTCAGTGGCCATGCAGCAGAATGGACCAGGTGGGTATGGTATggaaccaccaccaccaccccacaTGGGATATGCAAATGGGGTTGTGGCGGCTATTTCAGGGAGTGGAAGAGGGAAGAGAAGGTCAACTGTGGAGGAGCTGCCGGCTGACAAAGCTACACAGCAGAAACAGCGgcggatgataaagaacagagAGTCTGCTGCCAGGTCTAGAGAGCGAAAACAG GAAGAGAAGAATAAGGAGAGGCTTAAGCAG ATTATGGAGAACCTGATACCAGTTGTAGAGAAGCGAAGACCACCAAGGATTCTGCGAAGAGTTCGATCTATGAGCTGGTAG
- the LOC107839996 gene encoding protein ROH1 yields the protein MPSDSRGSSMPFASFRRSILSIRSEQVHSLELNHDSNVHEIEQEAFQKLVFTRFKELSVAPADEFLSIAWIQKLLDAFTSCQEELRIVLNNNKELLLKLPQDKLLSDYFDRTIKALDICNSARDGIGKIRLWQKHLEIVVSALDSRQKMIGEGQLRRTRKSLMDLALVMLEEKETGSVLSQRNRSFGRHNKAKDHQRRPSGHSRSLSWSVSQSWSASKQLQSIASHLVAPRGHEIAATNGIASLIFTMNFVLLFVLWVLVAAVPCQDRSLQIHFTVPRQFSWSNALWLLHGRIMDEAKKPERRNSNGLLKEIYQLEKCVHHLTDLIDSAQLPLTEGLMEEIKMGGQDLSAVCEDLKAGLSPLERHLKEVFRKIMSCRTEGLELLGSANQP from the coding sequence ATGCCATCAGATAGTCGTGGTTCGTCGATGCCATTTGCATCATTCCGTCGTTCAATTCTGAGTATTAGAAGTGAACAGGTTCATTCCCTGGAGTTGAACCATGATTCTAATGTTCATGAGATAGAGCAGGAAGCATTTCAGAAACTAGTGTTCACTCGATTTAAGGAGCTCTCGGTTGCTCCTGCTGATGAATTCCTTTCCATTGCATGGATTCAGAAGTTACTAGATGCATTTACCAGTTGTCAGGAAGAGCTCAGAATTGTATTGAACAACAATAAGGAGCTCCTCTTGAAATTGCCTCAAGATAAGCTTTTGTCGGACTACTTTGACAGAACTATAAAAGCGCTTGATATTTGCAATTCAGCCCGTGATGGAATTGGGAAGATTAGACTCTGGCAGAAGCATTTGGAAATTGTGGTTTCTGCATTGGATTCTCGACAGAAGATGATTGGCGAAGGTCAGCTCCGTCGGACTAGAAAGAGTCTGATGGATTTGGCTCTTGTGATGCTAGAAGAGAAAGAAACTGGATCTGTTTTATCCCAGAGGAACCGTTCTTTTGGACGCCATAATAAGGCCAAGGATCACCAGCGTCGTCCTTCAGGGCACTCAAGGTCTCTATCTTGGAGCGTTTCTCAATCTTGGTCAGCATCTAAACAGCTCCAGTCAATTGCAAGCCACTTGGTTGCTCCCCGCGGACATGAAATAGCTGCAACTAATGGGATAGCAAGCCTTATCTTTACAATGAACTTTGTCCTCCTGTTTGTACTGTGGGTTCTTGTTGCTGCAGTCCCTTGTCAAGATCGAAGCCTCCAAATTCATTTTACTGTCCCAAGGCAGTTTTCATGGAGCAATGCCCTTTGGTTGCTTCATGGTAGAATAATGGATGAAGCTAAGAAGCCAGAGCGCCGCAATTCAAATGGATTGTTGAAGGAAATATATCAGCTAGAAAAATGTGTCCATCACTTGACTGACTTGATAGACTCTGCTCAATTACCATTGACCGAGGGTCTgatggaagaaataaaaatgggcgGACAAGATTTATCAGCAGTTTGTGAAGATCTTAAGGCTGGCCTTTCTCCACTAGAACGCCATTTAAAGGAAGTATTCAGAAAAATTATGAGTTGCCGGACAGAGGGTCTTGAACTTCTGGGAAGTGCAAATCAGCCTTAG
- the LOC107839998 gene encoding tubby-like F-box protein 8 yields MSFRSIVRDVRDSFGSLSRRSFDLRLSGHHRDKSHGSFYDLSDHPPVIQDSCWANLPPELLFDVVRRLEESESTWPGRKHVVACAAVCRSWRSMCKDIVRNPEYCGKLTFPVSLKQPGPRDGTIQCFIKRDKSNLTYHLFLCLSPALLVENGKFLLSAKRTRRTTCTEYVISMDAENISRSSNTYIGKLRSNFLGTKFIIYDTQPPATNAYVPPPGRTSRRFNSKKVSPKVPTGNYIISQITYELNVLGTRGPRRMHCVMHSIPDSALDAGGSVPGQPELLSRPLEDSFRSISFSKSLDHSTEFSSARFSDIAGGSSTNEEDDGKGKPLVLKNKAPRWHEQLQCWCLNFRGRVTVASVKNFQLIAATQQPPATGVPTPSQPTSQSDHDKIILQFGKVGKDMFTMDYRYPLSAFQAFAICLSSFDTKLACE; encoded by the exons ATGTCTTTCCGCAGTATAGTACGTGATGTGAGAGATAGTTTTGGTAGTTTATCAAGGCGAAGCTTCGATTTAAGGCTGTCTGGTCATCACCGAGACAAATCACATGGTTCGTTTTATGACTTAAGTGATCATCCTCCTGTTATCCAAGACAGTTGTTGGGCCAATCTTCCTCCAGAGCTACTTTTTGATGTAGTCAGAAGGTTAGAGGAAAGTGAGAGCACATGGCCCGGTCGTAAGCATGTCGTAGCATGTGCCGCAGTCTGTAGGTCATGGAGGAGTATGTGCAAGGACATTGTTAGAAATCCGGAATATTGTGGAAAGCTAACTTTTCCTGTTTCCCTAAAGCAG cCTGGGCCTCGTGATGGAACTATTCAGTGCTTCATCAAGCGGGATAAATCTAATTTGACTTACCATCTTTTCTTGTGTCTTAGTCCTG cattgttagttgaaaatggaaAGTTCCTTCTCTCTGCAAAAAGAACCAGGCGCACTACTTGCACAGAGTATGTTATCTCAATGGATGCAGAAAACATCTCTAGATCAAGCAATACCTATATTGGAAAATTAAG ATCCAATTTTCTAGGTACAAAATTCATTATATACGACACGCAGCCTCCTGCCACCAATGCATATGTCCCTCCTCCAGGGCGCACAAGCCGTAGATTCAATTCCAAGAAAGTCTCTCCGAAAGTTCCAACTGGAAACTATATCATATCCCAGATCACATACGAGCTGAATGTGCTTGGAACACGGGGTCCAAGGAGAATGCACTGCGTCATGCACTCAATTCCTGATTCAGCACTTGATGCCGGTGGCTCTGTTCCTGGCCAACCAGAGCTTCTCTCAAGGCCCCTTGAGGATTCGTTCCGCAGTATCTCTTTCTCAAAGTCACTTGATCATTCCACCGAATTCAGTAGTGCACGATTTTCTGATATTGCTGGAGGATCATCAACTAATGAGGAAGATGATGGCAAGGGGAAACCGCTGGTCCTAAAGAACAAGGCCCCACGATGGCATGAACAACTGCAGTGCTGGTGCCTGAATTTCCGAGGACGGGTGACAGTTGCATCTGTCAAGAACTTCCAGTTAATCGCCGCCACTCAACAACCTCCTGCCACTGGAGTACCAACACCGTCTCAGCCAACAAGCCAATCAGATCATGACAAAATCATCCTGCAATTCGGGAAAGTAGGGAAAGATATGTTTACCATGGACTACCGTTATCCCCTATCTGCATTTCAGGCTTTTGCCATCTGCTTGAGCAGCTTTGACACAAAATTGGCTTGTGAATAG